In Nocardioides sp. W7, the genomic stretch TTCGACCAGACGTTCACGGCGTAGTCGACCTCGGTGCCGGTGTGCTCGCCCAGGACCTGCTCGGCCACGTCGGGCGTGAGCTCGATCCGGACCACGGCCTCCAGGTCGGCGCGGGAGGAGAACGACCACCGCATGTCGACGGGGGTACGACGCCAACCGCGGTTCGACCAGAAGCGCTGCACCTCCTCGGGATCGACGTCCGGGAAGGACCGGCGGAACCAGCCGCCGAAGGTCGACCGGGTCGGGTCGTTGTCGATCACGAACGCCGTGCCGCCCCGTCGTACGACGCGGTCCAGCTCGGCCAGCCCGGGCTCACAGCCGGGCCCGAAGAAGTAGGCCCACCGGGCGTGGACGACATCGACCGACGCATCGGGGACGGGCAGGGCCTGGGCGCTGCCCGGCACCACCTGCACGCGACGCAGCCGCCTGACCCGCCGGCGGGCGATGGCCACCAGGTCGGGGTGCGGCTCGATCCCGACCACCGACGCGGCGGTGTCGGCGAACCGCGGGAGATGGAAGCCGGTGCCGCAGCCGACGTCCAGGACCGCGCGTCCGGCCCAGGACGCCTGGGCGGTCATCGCGGCCTCGATCAGGCCGTCCGGGTCGACCGCGCGGTTCTCGATCTCGTAGGTCGCCGGGTGGTGCCAGATGTTCGGGCTGGGGCGAGCGCCGGGGGCGACGCCGCGAGGGTGCGACACGTCCGTCACGCCGCCCGTTCGTTCCTCACGGTCGGCTGCTCGATCAGATACGGACGAGCCCGTTGGGCGTCTGCACCTGCGCCGCGATCACGCCGGGCGTGCCGTGCGGGGCGACCCACTCGACCTTGACGTCCTCCAGGGGCGCCTCGACGGTCTCGCCGAGCCACTCGCTGACCCGCTGCGGGTCGCCGGCGATCTCCAAGCAGGCCAGCGAGCAGGAGCCGTCCGCGCCGGCGCTGGGCCGCTGCTCGACGGGGCTCTGCCACTCGATGAAGAACGGCAGCTGCGGGTCGGCGATCAGGCCGTTGACGCCGATCTGCTTCCAGCGCAGGTCGGTGCCGTCGGGGACGTGCCGGTTGCCCTGCACGGCCTCTCGGCCGAGCCGGGCCTCGACGGTGGTGATGTCGGGGACCGACACGACCCAGCCGAGCCAGCCGCCGCCGAGCGCCGAGCGGGCCCGGACGGCCTGGCCGAACGGTGCCTTGTCGGAGGCCGGGTGGTCGAGCACCTCGACGATCTCGATGTAGGTGCCACCGGTGAGCCCGAGGGTCATGTTGCGGGTGCCGAAGCGGGGGTGTACACCGCCGTCGGTGAACGACCGGCCGAGCAGGGCCCCGATGCGCTGGGCGGTGCTCGCGAGGCCATCCGGTCCGGCTGCGTAAGAAAGGTGGTCCAAGCGCATACAAAAGATTGTGGGCGAGCCCGCCGGAGCCCTTGACAGCGGGGTCGGGTCTCTTGACGTCGAGATAGAGCCTCAGTGCGGGTCGGCCGGGTGCAGCGCGAGCGCCGAGCGGGAGCGCAGGTGGGCCTCGCAGTGGCGGACGAGCTCGTCGTACGCCGCCCGGCCCATCAGCTCGGTGAGCTCGGGCGCCGAGGTGAGGTAGAGCGGCTCGACGGCGACGTGGGCCTCGGTGTTGCCGGTGCAGTACCAGTCCAGGTCGTGCCCGCCGGGACCCCAGCCGCGGCGGTCGTACTCGCTGATCGAGACCTCGGTGTACGACGTTCCGTCCGGCCCGGTGACCTCGCGGAAGGTCCGCCGGATCGGCAGCTGCCAGCACACGTCCGGCTTGGTCTCCAGCGGGTTCTTCTCCAGCACGTATGCCAGCGCGTGCAGGGCGCACCCGGCCCCGGCGG encodes the following:
- a CDS encoding VOC family protein; translated protein: MRLDHLSYAAGPDGLASTAQRIGALLGRSFTDGGVHPRFGTRNMTLGLTGGTYIEIVEVLDHPASDKAPFGQAVRARSALGGGWLGWVVSVPDITTVEARLGREAVQGNRHVPDGTDLRWKQIGVNGLIADPQLPFFIEWQSPVEQRPSAGADGSCSLACLEIAGDPQRVSEWLGETVEAPLEDVKVEWVAPHGTPGVIAAQVQTPNGLVRI
- a CDS encoding class I SAM-dependent methyltransferase, encoding MTDVSHPRGVAPGARPSPNIWHHPATYEIENRAVDPDGLIEAAMTAQASWAGRAVLDVGCGTGFHLPRFADTAASVVGIEPHPDLVAIARRRVRRLRRVQVVPGSAQALPVPDASVDVVHARWAYFFGPGCEPGLAELDRVVRRGGTAFVIDNDPTRSTFGGWFRRSFPDVDPEEVQRFWSNRGWRRTPVDMRWSFSSRADLEAVVRIELTPDVAEQVLGEHTGTEVDYAVNVWSKQY